From Streptomyces sp. NBC_01551:
ATGGTGCGCGGGCCCCAGCGCTCGTCGCGGACGCGGTCGAACGCCTCCTCGATGGCGTGGCCGCGTTCCAGCAGCGAGGACGGCGGCAGGGTCGTCTTCAGCGCGACGACCGCGTTGAGGTACGAGGGCTGCGAGCCGGGCGCGACGCCCCAGGGCTCGGTCTCGTAGACGGGGGAGACGGCCTTGACCCGCAGGCCCGGCGTGTCGCCGAGGGCGTCGATGGCGCCCTGGAGGGTCTCCAGCCGGTTGCCGAGGTTCGAGCCGAGCGCGATCACGGCCCACTTGGGGTTGGACAGGGTGACGTCCGCCGCGTCGACCGTCTCGACGACGGACGCCGGTACCGGCTGGACGGTGGGGTCGCTCTGGGC
This genomic window contains:
- the folK gene encoding 2-amino-4-hydroxy-6-hydroxymethyldihydropteridine diphosphokinase gives rise to the protein MNNGLNAQSDPTVQPVPASVVETVDAADVTLSNPKWAVIALGSNLGNRLETLQGAIDALGDTPGLRVKAVSPVYETEPWGVAPGSQPSYLNAVVALKTTLPPSSLLERGHAIEEAFDRVRDERWGPRTIDVDIVTYAEVVSDDPVLTLPHPRAHQRAFVLAPWHDIDPEAQIPGRGPVAALLAEVGLTGVTARPDLELHLPE